GTGCAGACCGAGTTAAAGGGCTGAATAAAGGTGCTGATGTATATATGGTCAAGCCTTTTGAACCCGAAGAACTCGTAGCACAAGTAGAATCTTCGCTCAAGCAAACTATCCGTTGGAAAGAACACCAAGCCAAAGGAGGAGAAAACGGTTCCCGCATCCAAGTACCCTTTGATGTGCAGTTAACCCCGACTGAACTGAAAGTAGTACAGTTTGTAGCTAGGGGTTTAGCTAACCGGGAAATTGCTGAAGAATTAAATGTTAGTCAGCGAACTGTTGAAAGCCATGTGTCCAACATGTTGGGCAAAACCAATCTCCACAACCGCACTGAACTAGCGCGGTGGGCGATTGAAAATCAAATGGCTTAATTAGCTATCAGCGTTCAGCCGTCAACTGACTGCTGACAGCTGATAGCTTAATTATCGGCTTTTTAAAGGATTTCTGTTGCGATCGCTCTCACTGCTAATTTTTGCCACTACAAAATGGTTGTGGCATCTTAGCCAGAAACTAGTAATCAAATGACTTAGACTTGATAGAATTCTTCGAGTACAAGTCTGGGTGCATCTATTATTTAGAATTTGGCGATAATAATATATTTTATACCAATTTTCTCAAATCCGGCAACAAATTAAAATAAAAAAACCCTAGATTAACTCTCACTTTTTAAATTACAAATTACCCCTTGCGTGAAGCTCGTTCGCATGATTACATCTTTCTTTGCGGGCGCCCCAAATATTTTGTTGCGATCTAAGAACGAATTTATCAAACTACTATACAGTATTACGGGAGAAAGGACTAAGACAATAGGAGTTAAATCAATGCCTTCTAACTTTCCTGGAATGAATCCTTATTTAGAACATCCGGAATTATTTCCAGGATTACATCACTTGCTAATTAGTGAAATTGCTAGATTTTTATCTCCCCAGCTACGTCCTAAATATCGAGTTGCTGTAGAAGTGCGGATGTATGAAACAACTGATGAGAATTCATATCAAGCCAGGTTGATTAGTTATAATTCCCACAGTCATTGCACCCCACCCCTTAATCCCCTCCCCGTTGACGGGGAGGGGAGACAAAGCATCGCTTTGGCGGGGTGGGGTTCAGTGGGTTTAAGAAGTAATCAAGCAGACTTGATAAAAGTAAAAATTCCTATGCCAGTGGCTATCAGGGAAGGATATTTAGAAGTACGAGAAGTCGGAACTGAAGCATTAGTTACTACTATTGAAATTTTATCTCCTACTAATAAGCGTCCGGGTAAAGGTAGGCAGGTATATGAGGAAAAACGCGAACAAGTATTAGCCAGTCGCAGCAATTTAGTGGAAATTGATTTATTGCGTAAAGGCGACCCCATGCCGATGATTGGTAATAATATTCAAAGTCACTATCGGATTTTAGTATGCCGTGGCGATCGCCGTCCTTATGCTGACTTATATGCCTTTAATTTACAAGATGCAATTCCATCATTTCCCCTACCTTTGCGTTCTGGAGATACGGAACCAATTATAGATTTGCAAGCATTGTTAAATGAGGTATATGACATCTACGGTTATGATTTGGTAGTAGATTACAGTCAACAGCCAGTACCAGCCTTGTCAGAAGCAGATGCAGCTTGGGCGGATGCACTGTTGCGGGAGAAGGGTGTAGGGTAACAAAAGAATCTATAAATATTTGAAGTAACTAAGTATAGGATATCAAAAAGATTAATTGCCTTGGATTTTTCTTTAGCAGCTAATAAATAGTGCTGCAAGATTAAAGAGTAGTTTTTGACATGGTTATTCTCAGAGTTCTGAGAATAACCATGTCACGAAATCACGAAGAATGCCTTGCGTTACTTGAGCAAATTCGCTGGAATGGAAAGCCAAAGTGTCCATATTGCGGTTCAAATAACGCCACTGCATACAAGAATGAACGTAGATATCACTGTAACGAATGCTTTACTTCATACAGTGTTACAGTGGGTACACTTTTTCACAAGACTCATGTAGAATTACAAAAGTGGTTTGTAGCGATTCACCTTGTGCTTAATTCTCCAGGGGGTATTAGTGTGCGTCAGCTTGCCAAAGAGATTGGGGTTAATAAGAATACAGCTAGCTATATGATTGAACGTATCGGTAGGGGGATGGTTGAGGAACGGGATTTCCTACAAAAACTCATCACGCTAAATGACAGTGATGTATTGCGTTGATTAGAAGGGTTTTATAGATTATCAAAGACTTTTTGTAGAGATAGAAAATTTTGCTTTTCTATCTCTAATTAATCAAAACTAATGAATTTAGGAATTCTTTTATGAGTTGGAGTAGTTTGGGCAAAATCAAAGCATCTTCAATTTTTGTTTTTATTTTCGGTGTATATACATTTTTTATCGGCTTCATGTATACTCAAATGCCAGATAAATTGTCAGAGCAACAGAAACTATTCATCTCTTTTGTGGGCGCTCCTGCCTTAGCGCTGGCCCTTTTAAGTTTAGTCAATTACAGCATATCAAAAGAAGTTGAAGCTGATGTAAACCAAAAATTGGATACCAAAGAAAAGGAATTAGAATATGAATCTCAGAATAAATTAGAGAGCGAAATTGAATATTTTATGAAAGAGTTTCAAGATAAATTAAAACAATTAGACACCAAGATTAACTCTTTTACTTATTCTCAATACCGCGATGATTTGCTAGAAATTAGTAATTCATTAAACTTTGCACCGAAGAATTTTAAAGCTCAACGTCAAGCTAATAAAGAGATTGTTAAATGGTTTGATACTCCAGGGAATAAGTTAGATTTATTAAATACGGCTCTGAAAGCTGTATCGCAGGCAAAGTGCAATATTCCTAAAAAGCATAAGCAAAAGTTTGATGATGACATTGA
Above is a window of Nostoc sp. UHCC 0702 DNA encoding:
- a CDS encoding DUF4058 family protein, coding for MPSNFPGMNPYLEHPELFPGLHHLLISEIARFLSPQLRPKYRVAVEVRMYETTDENSYQARLISYNSHSHCTPPLNPLPVDGEGRQSIALAGWGSVGLRSNQADLIKVKIPMPVAIREGYLEVREVGTEALVTTIEILSPTNKRPGKGRQVYEEKREQVLASRSNLVEIDLLRKGDPMPMIGNNIQSHYRILVCRGDRRPYADLYAFNLQDAIPSFPLPLRSGDTEPIIDLQALLNEVYDIYGYDLVVDYSQQPVPALSEADAAWADALLREKGVG
- a CDS encoding response regulator transcription factor, yielding MDRSATSATAMKEPSMKDHKRLLLIDDDPNLILLVKDYLEFRGYEVITAENGREALEILEQDVPDMIICDVMMPEMDGYTFVEQVRQNERTGWIPVLFLSAKGQSADRVKGLNKGADVYMVKPFEPEELVAQVESSLKQTIRWKEHQAKGGENGSRIQVPFDVQLTPTELKVVQFVARGLANREIAEELNVSQRTVESHVSNMLGKTNLHNRTELARWAIENQMA
- a CDS encoding transposase produces the protein MTMSRNHEECLALLEQIRWNGKPKCPYCGSNNATAYKNERRYHCNECFTSYSVTVGTLFHKTHVELQKWFVAIHLVLNSPGGISVRQLAKEIGVNKNTASYMIERIGRGMVEERDFLQKLITLNDSDVLR